The proteins below are encoded in one region of Antennarius striatus isolate MH-2024 chromosome 7, ASM4005453v1, whole genome shotgun sequence:
- the slc30a7 gene encoding zinc transporter 7: MLPLSIKDDEYKPAKFNLLVKLSGWFRSIIADKTSRNLFFFLCLNLSFAFVELTYGIWSNSLGLISDSFHMFFDCTALLAGLAASVISRWRSNDSFSYGYVRAEVLAGFVNGLFLIFTAFFIFSEGVERALEPPDVHHDRLLPVSVAGLIVNLIGIFVFQHGGHGHSHGDGGHGHSHSLFNGSLSHGGHDHHDKHGHSHGGHGHSHGGHDHGHGGHGHSHGGHGDSHCHDDDTPGKGSSKQILQGVLLHIIADTLGSVGVIISALLMQKYDLMIADPICSMLIALLIGVSVVPLLKESIGILMQRTPPSLDHALPECYQRVQQLQGVYNLQEPHFWTLCTDVYIGTLKLLVAPDADARWILSQTHHIFTQAGVRQLYVQIDTAAM; encoded by the exons ATGTTACCTTTATCTATTAAAGACGACGAATATAAACCCGCGAAGTTCAACCTGCTGGTGAAGCTGTCGGGATGGTTCAG gtCGATCATCGCGGATAAAACCTCCAGGAAtctgttcttcttcctctgcttgAATCTCTCCTTCGCCTTCGTGGAACTGACGTACGGAATCTGGAGTAACAG TCTAGGTCTGATCTCAGACTCGTTCCACATGTTCTTCGACTGCACCGCCCTGCTGGCTGGTCTGGCAGCCTCCGTCATCTCCAGGTGGAGATCCAATGACAGCTTCTCCTACGG TTATGTCAGAGCAGAGGTTCTAGCTGGCTTCGTCAACGGGCTGTTCCTGATCTTCACAGCGTTCTTCATCTTCTCTGAAGGAGTGGAg AGAGCTCTGGAGCCTCCTGACGTTCACCACGATCGACTGCTTCCCGTCTCCGTGGCCGGGCTGATCGTCAACCTGATCGGGATCTTCGTTTTCCAGCACGGAGGACACGGACACTCCCACGGAGACGGAG GTCACGGCCACAGCCACTCGCTGTTCAACGGCAGTCTGAGTCACGGCGGACACGACCACCACGACAAACACGGACACAGCCACGGAGGACATGGACACAGTCACGGAGGACATGACCATGGACACGGAGGACACGGACACAGTCACGGAGGACACGGGGACTCCCACTGTCACG ACGACGACACGCCggggaaaggctccagcaagCAGATCCTGCAGG gtgtccTGCTGCACATCATCGCTGACACTCTGGGGAGTGTAGGTGTGATCATCTCCGCTCTGCTGATGCAGAAGTACGACCTGATGATCGCCGATCCCATCTGCTCCATGCTGATCGCCCTCCTCATCGGAGTCAG TGTGGTGCCGTTACTGAAGGAGTCCATCGGGATCCTGATGCAGAGAACGCCTCCGTCCCTGGACCACGCCCTGCCAGAGTGTTACCAGAGG gtgcagcagctgcagggagTCTACAACCTGCAGGAGCCTCATTTCTGGACTCTGTGCACCGACGTTTACATCGGAACGCTGAAGCTGCTGGTCGCCCCCGACGCCGACGCCCGCTGGATCCTCAGCCAGACACACCACATCTTCACACAG GCTGGAGTGAGACAACTGTACGTTCAGATCGATACAGCTGCCATGTAG